A genomic region of Miscanthus floridulus cultivar M001 unplaced genomic scaffold, ASM1932011v1 os_1109_1_2, whole genome shotgun sequence contains the following coding sequences:
- the LOC136533704 gene encoding UPF0548 protein At2g17695-like, which yields MSWGGLFLSMGRPTQEQQKSCLAAAGGFNYDITLHGATHPKSASTLTSREAGGETCDKALTERGFFVNRSRVLIGSGSNAFVHAKSALLSWRHLALGWANVETGTPVKVGTRFCICYKELIPWVMLPLQIAYVTDGDSDKSKMFAFGSGTLQGHLLAGEERFSVLVDEEERVWYEVVSFSKPAHVLATLCYPYVQLRQKHFAQQSGQALLRHVATCLTKQ from the exons ATGTCATGGGGAGGTCTGTTCTTGAGCATGGGCCGTCCCACGCAGGAGCAACAGAAGTCTTGCCTTGCAGCTGCTGGTGGCTTCAACTACGACATAACTCTTCATGGTGCCACACACCCAAAGTCAGCATCTACCTTGACCTCTAGAGAAGCTGGAGGCGAAACATGCGACAAGGCTCTTACCGAGCGTGGCTTCTTTGTGAACCGATCACGTGTCTTGATTGGCTCAGGTTCTAATGCATTTGTCCATGCCAAATCTGCACTCCTCTCATGGAG GCACTTGGCATTAGGGTGGGCGAATGTGGAAACAGGCACCCCGGTGAAGGTAGGAACGAGGTTCTGCATCTGCTACAAGGAGCTGATTCCCTGGGTGATGCTGCCGCTTCAGATAGCGTATGTGACCGATGGCGATTCAGATAAATCCAAGATGTTTGCATTCGGCAGCGGCACTCTACAGGGCCATCTGCTG GCTGGGGAGGAGCGGTTCTCGGTGCTGGTGGACGAGGAGGAGCGGGTGTGGTACGAGGTGGTTTCTTTCTCAAAGCCGGCGCATGTCTTGGCGACATTGTGCTACCCATATGTGCAGCTGAGGCAGAAGCATTTCGCACAGCAATCGGGGCAGGCGCTCCTCAGGCATGTGGCCACTTGCTTGACCAAGCAGTAG